Proteins from a single region of Streptomyces spinoverrucosus:
- a CDS encoding TMEM175 family protein, translating into MWKSIPDGGPERLVALADGVFAIAITLLVLDLSVPRDLNSEQYHEALLELLPDLGAYALSVAVLGGFWRDHRRIFRAVGQVDGQLIVVSLLGLGVAALLPFPTRLLSDYGYEPVSPAIYGAAVAALGACHLVLGVLLGRRPWLRAPGAPELGTGLHLLDPAATVVVFLLTVPLAALVGSAAMWWWLVLIPVKVWIGRRVR; encoded by the coding sequence ATGTGGAAATCGATCCCGGACGGGGGGCCCGAGCGGCTGGTGGCGCTCGCGGACGGCGTCTTCGCCATCGCCATCACCCTGCTCGTCCTGGATCTCTCCGTGCCACGGGACCTGAACTCCGAGCAGTATCACGAGGCGTTGCTGGAGCTGCTCCCGGACCTCGGTGCCTACGCCCTCAGCGTGGCGGTGCTGGGCGGCTTCTGGCGCGACCACCGCAGGATCTTCCGCGCCGTGGGGCAGGTGGACGGCCAGCTCATCGTCGTGTCCTTGCTGGGCCTGGGCGTCGCGGCCCTGCTGCCCTTCCCCACCCGGCTGCTCTCCGACTACGGCTACGAACCCGTCTCACCCGCGATCTACGGGGCGGCGGTCGCCGCGCTCGGCGCCTGCCACCTGGTGCTGGGCGTCCTGCTGGGCAGGCGCCCCTGGCTGCGCGCCCCGGGCGCCCCCGAACTGGGCACCGGACTCCATCTGCTCGACCCCGCCGCGACGGTGGTGGTCTTCCTGCTCACCGTTCCGCTGGCCGCCCTGGTGGGGTCCGCGGCCATGTGGTGGTGGCTGGTGCTGATCCCGGTCAAGGTCTGGATCGGCCGACGGGTCCGCTGA
- a CDS encoding LacI family DNA-binding transcriptional regulator: MGHPFPIREIARQAGLSEATVDRVLNGRGGVRESTAQEVRRAIADLDRQRTQVRLVGRTFMIDIVMQAPERFSTAVRAALEAELPSLHPAVVRSRFHFRETGPAEEQVRTLDRIARRGSQGVVLKAPDVPEVTAAVARLVAAGIPVVTLVTDLPASARLGYVGIDNRAAGATAAYLMGQWLGDRPGNVLTSLSSGFFRNEEEREMGFRSVMRARHPERTLVEIAEGQGLDATQYDLVRAALERDPDIRAVYSIGGGNIATLRAFEDLGRECAVFVAHDLDHDNTRLLRDHRLSAVLHHDLRQDLREACHLVMRAHGALPPAAPTVPSAIQVVTPYNMPSQAAAV; encoded by the coding sequence GTGGGCCACCCCTTCCCGATCCGGGAGATCGCACGTCAGGCCGGTCTGAGCGAGGCCACCGTCGACCGGGTCCTCAACGGGCGGGGCGGCGTGCGCGAGAGCACCGCGCAGGAGGTGCGCCGCGCCATCGCCGACCTGGACCGGCAGCGCACCCAGGTCCGGCTGGTGGGCCGTACCTTCATGATCGACATCGTGATGCAGGCCCCGGAACGGTTCTCCACCGCCGTACGCGCCGCTCTGGAGGCGGAGCTGCCGTCCCTGCACCCGGCCGTCGTGCGCTCGCGGTTCCACTTCCGGGAGACCGGGCCCGCCGAGGAGCAGGTGCGGACCCTGGACCGGATCGCGAGGCGCGGCTCGCAGGGTGTGGTCCTCAAGGCCCCGGACGTCCCTGAGGTCACCGCCGCCGTGGCCCGGCTGGTCGCGGCGGGCATCCCGGTCGTCACCCTCGTGACCGACCTGCCCGCGAGCGCCCGCCTGGGCTACGTCGGCATCGACAACCGGGCGGCGGGCGCGACCGCCGCGTACCTCATGGGCCAGTGGCTCGGCGACCGCCCCGGCAATGTCCTCACCAGCCTCAGCAGCGGCTTCTTCCGCAATGAGGAGGAGCGCGAGATGGGCTTCAGGAGCGTCATGCGCGCCCGGCACCCGGAGCGCACCCTCGTCGAGATCGCCGAGGGACAGGGCCTGGACGCCACCCAGTACGACCTGGTCCGCGCCGCCCTCGAACGCGACCCGGACATCCGCGCGGTCTACTCGATCGGCGGCGGCAACATCGCCACCCTGCGCGCCTTCGAGGACCTCGGCCGCGAGTGCGCGGTGTTCGTCGCGCACGACCTCGACCACGACAACACCCGCCTGCTGCGCGACCACCGCCTGTCCGCCGTGCTCCACCACGACCTGCGCCAGGATCTGCGCGAGGCCTGCCACCTGGTGATGCGCGCGCACGGCGCGCTGCCGCCCGCCGCGCCCACCGTGCCCTCCGCGATCCAGGTGGTGACGCCCTACAACATGCCGTCGCAGGCGGCGGCCGTGTGA
- a CDS encoding phytanoyl-CoA dioxygenase family protein, with the protein MSFTPVHRGARLSERDCDLDAFRAHVERTTDAADYPYAASVERNVLVYDSERLRTAPDRRAVQAELVRALSDGPGIVVFRGAFPDPAVVDAVTAVFEALIAEQRASGAAAGDHFAKPGANDRVWNALEKAALYDPEAFAGYYASDILALVSQAWLGPGYQVTSQVNVVNPGGAAQSAHRDYHLGFLSNEAAAAYPAHVHRLSPVLTLQGAVAHCDMPVESGPTMYLPYSQTYEPGYLAWRLPDFRAYFEERHVQLPLAKGDAVFFNPALFHAAGTNRSQDVRRMANLLQVSSAFGRAMETVDREAVANAVFPVLLKRRAEGADEHWLHNVIAASAEGYAFPTNLDSDPPVDGLAPPSQADLVRRALREDWTPEALRAALRAGAERRES; encoded by the coding sequence ATGTCCTTCACCCCCGTACACCGCGGTGCCCGGCTGTCCGAGCGGGACTGCGATCTCGACGCCTTCCGGGCCCACGTCGAGCGGACCACCGACGCCGCCGACTACCCGTACGCCGCCTCCGTCGAGCGGAACGTCCTCGTCTACGACAGCGAGCGGCTGCGCACGGCCCCGGACCGGCGCGCCGTCCAGGCCGAGCTGGTCCGCGCCCTCTCGGACGGCCCCGGAATCGTCGTGTTCAGGGGCGCCTTCCCGGACCCGGCGGTCGTCGACGCCGTCACGGCCGTGTTCGAGGCCCTGATCGCCGAGCAGCGCGCCTCGGGCGCCGCCGCGGGTGACCACTTCGCGAAGCCGGGCGCCAACGACCGGGTGTGGAACGCGCTGGAGAAGGCCGCCCTGTACGACCCGGAGGCGTTCGCCGGCTACTACGCGAGCGACATCCTCGCCCTGGTGTCCCAGGCCTGGCTCGGCCCCGGCTACCAGGTCACCTCGCAGGTCAACGTGGTCAACCCGGGCGGCGCCGCGCAGAGCGCGCACCGCGACTACCACCTGGGGTTCCTGTCGAACGAGGCCGCGGCGGCCTACCCGGCGCATGTGCACCGCCTCTCCCCCGTGCTCACCCTCCAGGGCGCCGTCGCGCACTGCGACATGCCGGTGGAGTCCGGGCCGACGATGTACCTGCCGTACTCGCAGACGTACGAGCCGGGGTATCTGGCCTGGCGGCTCCCGGACTTCCGGGCCTACTTCGAGGAGCGGCACGTCCAGCTCCCGCTCGCCAAGGGCGACGCCGTCTTCTTCAACCCGGCGCTGTTCCACGCCGCCGGCACCAACCGCTCGCAGGACGTGCGGCGCATGGCGAACCTGCTCCAGGTGTCCTCCGCGTTCGGGCGCGCGATGGAGACGGTGGACCGGGAGGCCGTCGCGAACGCCGTCTTCCCGGTGCTGCTGAAACGCCGGGCCGAGGGCGCGGACGAGCACTGGCTGCACAACGTGATCGCAGCGAGCGCCGAGGGCTACGCCTTCCCCACCAACCTCGACAGCGACCCGCCGGTCGACGGCCTGGCCCCGCCCTCGCAGGCGGATCTCGTACGGCGGGCGCTGCGCGAGGACTGGACCCCCGAGGCGCTGCGGGCCGCGCTGCGGGCCGGCGCCGAGCGGCGCGAGAGCTGA
- a CDS encoding SDR family oxidoreductase, with translation MGLLDDKVVLVNGGSQGVGAAVARAAVREGAVVAVTGRRPEPGEALVDELTSAGGKAEFLRADLADAGQAKDAVARTVAAYGRIDCLVNSAGLTSRGTLLDTTPELFDQHIAINLKGPFFAMQAAVADMLARKAPGTIVNIITSSAHGGQPFLAPYVAAKAGLAGLTRNAAHAHRWDRIRINGLNIGWTATEGEDTTQRAFHGAGDDWREQAAAKLPMGRLGQPDEIADFVVLLLSDRSGVVTGSVIDWDQNVLGGLD, from the coding sequence ATGGGACTTCTCGACGACAAGGTCGTCCTCGTCAACGGCGGCAGCCAGGGCGTCGGCGCGGCCGTCGCGCGGGCGGCGGTGCGCGAAGGGGCGGTCGTGGCCGTCACCGGGCGGCGCCCCGAGCCCGGTGAGGCGCTGGTGGACGAGCTGACCTCGGCCGGGGGCAAGGCCGAGTTCCTCCGGGCCGACCTCGCGGACGCCGGGCAGGCGAAGGACGCGGTGGCGCGGACCGTCGCCGCGTACGGCCGGATCGACTGCCTGGTCAACAGCGCGGGCCTGACCTCGCGGGGCACGCTGCTGGACACCACCCCCGAGCTGTTCGACCAGCACATCGCGATCAACCTCAAGGGACCGTTCTTCGCGATGCAGGCCGCCGTCGCCGACATGCTGGCGCGCAAGGCGCCCGGCACGATCGTCAACATCATCACGTCCTCGGCGCACGGCGGCCAGCCGTTCCTCGCCCCGTACGTCGCCGCCAAGGCCGGACTCGCCGGGCTCACCCGCAACGCCGCGCACGCCCACCGCTGGGACCGGATCCGGATCAACGGCCTCAACATCGGCTGGACCGCGACCGAGGGCGAGGACACCACGCAGCGCGCCTTCCACGGCGCCGGGGACGACTGGCGCGAACAGGCGGCCGCCAAACTGCCGATGGGCCGGCTCGGCCAACCGGACGAGATCGCCGACTTCGTGGTCCTGCTGCTCTCGGACCGCTCCGGAGTGGTCACCGGTTCGGTGATCGACTGGGACCAGAACGTGCTCGGCGGACTCGACTGA
- a CDS encoding Gfo/Idh/MocA family protein: protein MRIGILGLGRIGAFHAETLSGLDAVESLVLADPFTDAAKAAAERFGAEVADSPEAVLAAGIDGVVIAAATDAHPDLILASVNAGVPVFCEKPVARTIAEGVAVLKAVEGRDVPVQIGYNRRFDAGFVAAREAVLAGELGTLHTVRSTTLDPAPPPAAYIAASGGIFRDCSVHDFDIIRWVTGREVTEVYAVGGNRGAQYIAEAGDADTTGALLTLDDGTIAVISNSRHNGRGYDVRMELHGFADSIAVGLEDKLPLRSVEPGVTFPAGTPHDFFMDRFTAAYRAELTAFTEVVAGSRPSPCTVADALEAGWIAEACTLSLREHRPVRVDEVRAV, encoded by the coding sequence ATGCGTATCGGAATCCTCGGCCTCGGCCGCATCGGCGCCTTCCACGCCGAGACCCTCTCCGGACTCGACGCGGTCGAGTCGCTCGTCCTCGCCGACCCGTTCACGGACGCGGCCAAGGCCGCCGCCGAGCGGTTCGGGGCCGAGGTCGCCGACTCGCCCGAGGCCGTGCTGGCCGCCGGGATCGACGGCGTGGTGATCGCCGCCGCGACCGACGCCCACCCCGACCTCATCCTCGCCTCGGTGAACGCGGGCGTGCCCGTGTTCTGCGAGAAGCCCGTCGCCCGCACCATCGCCGAGGGCGTGGCGGTGCTGAAGGCCGTCGAGGGGCGGGACGTGCCGGTGCAGATCGGCTACAACCGGCGCTTCGACGCGGGGTTCGTCGCCGCGCGGGAGGCGGTGCTCGCCGGTGAGCTGGGCACGCTGCACACCGTACGGTCGACGACCCTGGACCCGGCACCGCCGCCGGCCGCGTACATCGCCGCCTCCGGCGGCATCTTCCGCGACTGTTCCGTGCACGACTTCGACATCATCCGCTGGGTGACGGGACGCGAGGTGACCGAGGTGTACGCCGTCGGCGGCAACCGGGGCGCGCAGTACATCGCGGAGGCCGGTGACGCCGACACCACGGGCGCGCTGCTCACGCTGGACGACGGCACGATCGCGGTGATCTCCAACAGCCGTCACAACGGCCGGGGTTACGACGTACGGATGGAGCTGCACGGCTTCGCGGACTCGATCGCCGTCGGCCTGGAGGACAAGCTGCCGCTGCGGTCGGTGGAGCCCGGCGTGACCTTCCCGGCGGGCACCCCGCACGACTTCTTCATGGACCGCTTCACCGCGGCCTACCGCGCCGAACTCACCGCGTTCACCGAGGTCGTCGCGGGCAGCCGGCCCTCGCCGTGCACGGTCGCGGACGCGCTGGAGGCGGGCTGGATCGCGGAGGCGTGCACGCTGTCGCTGCGGGAGCACCGGCCCGTCCGCGTCGACGAGGTCCGCGCCGTGTGA
- a CDS encoding glutamate decarboxylase has protein sequence MALHQTSRPAPGPVDDVYALPISGRALPKHRMPEGVSDARAVRALIHDELSLDGNASQNLATFCTTWAEPEVHELMDECLGKNMVDKDEYPQTAAIESRCVHMLADLWNSPDGATTLGCSTTGSSEACMLGGLALKWRWRERRRAEGRPADRPNLVVGPVQVCWEKFARYFDVELRQVPLEKDALGLRPHQLRQYVDENTIGVVAILGVTYTCVYEPVAEIAAELDRVQADTGLDIPVHVDAASGGFVAPFLQPDLVWDFRLPRVASINVSGHKYGMAPLGVGWVVWRSPDLLPEDLVFRVSYLGGDMATFALNFSRPGGEVVAQYYNLLRLGREGYAKVHGACASTAAMLAEQVAAMGPFTVLYDGQDALPAVTWTLTEPDTSPFSLYDVTDQLRRRGWQVPAYPLALGREDTVVQRVLVRHGTAYDKIALLAGDLRAAVGHLTEAPTAGVAQRPAFHH, from the coding sequence ATGGCCCTGCACCAGACCAGCCGCCCGGCGCCGGGCCCCGTCGACGACGTCTACGCCCTGCCCATCAGCGGGCGGGCGCTGCCGAAGCACCGGATGCCCGAGGGCGTGTCCGACGCCCGCGCGGTCCGGGCGCTGATCCACGACGAGCTGAGCCTGGACGGCAACGCCTCGCAGAACCTGGCGACCTTCTGCACCACCTGGGCGGAGCCCGAGGTGCACGAGCTGATGGACGAGTGCCTCGGCAAGAACATGGTCGACAAGGACGAGTACCCGCAGACCGCCGCGATCGAGAGCCGCTGCGTCCATATGCTCGCCGACCTGTGGAACTCCCCGGACGGCGCCACCACCCTCGGCTGCTCCACCACCGGCTCCAGCGAGGCCTGCATGCTCGGCGGGCTCGCCCTGAAGTGGCGCTGGCGCGAACGCCGCCGCGCCGAGGGCAGACCCGCCGACCGGCCCAACCTGGTCGTCGGACCGGTCCAGGTGTGCTGGGAGAAGTTCGCCCGCTACTTCGACGTGGAGCTGCGCCAGGTCCCGCTGGAGAAGGACGCGCTGGGACTGCGCCCGCACCAACTGCGCCAGTACGTCGACGAGAACACCATCGGCGTGGTGGCGATCCTCGGCGTCACCTACACCTGCGTCTACGAGCCCGTCGCCGAGATCGCCGCCGAACTCGACCGCGTCCAGGCGGACACCGGCCTCGACATCCCCGTGCACGTCGACGCGGCCAGTGGCGGCTTCGTCGCCCCGTTTCTCCAACCCGACCTGGTGTGGGACTTCCGGCTGCCCCGCGTCGCCTCCATCAACGTCTCGGGCCACAAGTACGGCATGGCCCCACTCGGCGTCGGCTGGGTGGTCTGGCGCTCACCCGACCTGCTCCCCGAGGACCTGGTCTTCCGCGTCTCCTACCTCGGCGGCGACATGGCCACCTTCGCGCTGAACTTCTCCCGCCCCGGCGGCGAGGTCGTCGCCCAGTACTACAACCTCCTGCGCCTCGGCCGCGAGGGCTACGCGAAGGTGCACGGCGCCTGCGCGTCCACCGCCGCGATGCTCGCCGAGCAGGTCGCCGCCATGGGCCCCTTCACCGTCCTCTACGACGGCCAGGACGCCCTGCCGGCCGTGACGTGGACGCTGACCGAGCCCGACACGAGCCCCTTCTCGCTGTACGACGTCACCGACCAGCTGCGCCGGCGCGGCTGGCAGGTCCCGGCGTATCCGCTCGCCCTGGGCCGCGAGGACACCGTCGTGCAGCGCGTCCTGGTCCGGCACGGCACCGCCTACGACAAGATCGCGCTCCTCGCGGGCGACCTGCGCGCCGCCGTCGGCCACCTCACCGAGGCGCCGACGGCGGGCGTGGCGCAGCGGCCGGCGTTCCACCACTGA
- a CDS encoding GNAT family N-acetyltransferase, with amino-acid sequence MAVERLRYEWTRDSGVPAPPRRLRFRPEADDEVFVDLFRRVLDGTLDAASRAEAETIGAQAQARADVAFYRDSMPGERSWWRVAEDAGGRTVGFALPSRNTGSHVVGYLGVLPEQRGHGYVDDLLAEITRILAQEAGAEVVRADTDLTNRPMAAAFDRLGYRNFARRLVLSAP; translated from the coding sequence GTGGCGGTCGAACGGCTGCGCTACGAGTGGACCCGCGACAGCGGCGTGCCCGCCCCGCCCCGCCGGCTGCGCTTCCGCCCCGAGGCCGACGACGAGGTCTTCGTCGACCTGTTCCGACGTGTCCTCGACGGCACGCTCGACGCCGCGTCCCGCGCGGAGGCCGAGACGATCGGCGCTCAGGCGCAGGCCCGGGCCGACGTCGCGTTCTACCGGGACTCGATGCCCGGCGAGCGCTCCTGGTGGCGGGTGGCCGAGGACGCCGGCGGTCGAACGGTCGGCTTCGCGCTGCCCTCCCGCAACACCGGCTCGCACGTCGTCGGCTACCTCGGTGTCCTGCCCGAGCAGCGGGGCCACGGCTACGTCGACGACCTGCTCGCCGAGATCACCCGCATCCTCGCGCAGGAGGCGGGCGCGGAGGTCGTCCGCGCGGACACCGACCTGACGAACCGGCCGATGGCCGCCGCTTTCGACCGCCTCGGCTATCGGAACTTCGCCCGGCGGTTGGTGCTGTCGGCGCCGTGA
- a CDS encoding DUF3068 domain-containing protein: MRRSASPFSLVLLGLGVFLLVLAPMLAWYVKPRAAVNPVDIDVTAVYKGTGSYFDVAETETVHDRTVTVTQRVRGDVADSDRDRAVWDVVTTVDTEKSLPAADPHDALDFSTARWVTDRRSNRPAHCCQEQPYHEGEAYLKFPFDVQKRPYRWWDSQLGSTVTLAYRGTEKIRGYQGYVFTGTVPPSKIGTRQVPGALVGRPEASQVFAEEWYSNHGIKLVVDQATGRVLYAQTGPRQTLRAPGAEKDAVVLLDVKRLSHTPATQKFAVDKAKADSAQLRAVGRTVPIAAAAAGFVLAVVGGVLVVRGRRRPAAEE; encoded by the coding sequence ATGCGCCGTAGCGCCTCACCCTTCTCCCTGGTCCTGCTGGGCCTGGGTGTCTTCCTGCTCGTGCTCGCGCCGATGCTCGCGTGGTACGTGAAACCGCGCGCGGCCGTGAACCCGGTCGACATCGACGTGACCGCCGTCTACAAGGGCACGGGCAGTTATTTCGACGTCGCAGAGACCGAGACCGTCCACGACCGGACCGTCACCGTCACCCAGCGGGTGCGCGGCGACGTCGCCGACAGCGACCGCGACCGGGCGGTGTGGGACGTGGTCACCACGGTCGACACCGAGAAGTCGCTGCCCGCCGCCGACCCGCACGACGCGCTGGACTTCTCGACCGCCCGCTGGGTCACCGACCGCAGGAGCAACCGGCCCGCGCACTGCTGCCAGGAGCAGCCGTACCACGAGGGCGAGGCCTACCTGAAGTTCCCGTTCGACGTGCAGAAACGCCCCTACCGCTGGTGGGACAGCCAACTCGGCTCGACGGTCACCCTCGCCTACCGGGGCACCGAGAAGATCCGCGGCTACCAGGGGTACGTCTTCACGGGCACGGTCCCGCCCTCGAAGATCGGCACCCGTCAGGTGCCGGGCGCCCTCGTCGGACGGCCCGAGGCCTCCCAGGTGTTCGCCGAGGAGTGGTACTCCAACCACGGCATCAAGCTGGTCGTCGACCAGGCCACGGGCCGTGTCCTGTACGCCCAGACGGGCCCCCGCCAGACCCTGCGCGCGCCCGGCGCCGAGAAGGACGCCGTGGTGCTCCTGGACGTCAAGAGACTCAGCCACACGCCGGCCACGCAGAAGTTCGCGGTCGACAAGGCGAAGGCGGACAGCGCACAGCTGCGCGCGGTCGGCCGGACGGTGCCGATCGCCGCGGCCGCCGCGGGCTTCGTGCTCGCCGTCGTGGGCGGGGTGCTGGTGGTACGAGGGCGGAGGCGGCCCGCGGCCGAGGAGTGA
- a CDS encoding sugar phosphate isomerase/epimerase family protein translates to MADTPALDRIRVGSAPDSWGVWFPDDPQQVPWERFLDEVADAGYSWIELGPYGYLPTDPARLTDEVDRRGLKVSAGTVFTGLHRGPSVWESTWEHVSQVAALTQAMGAKHLVVIPSFWRDDKTAEILEPPELTAGQWAYLTKGMERLGHEVKETYGLDIVVHPHADTHIDTEDHVERFLDSTDSELVNLCLDTGHYAYCGGDSVKLIETYGERIGYLHLKQVDPEILADVVANEVPFGPAVQRGVMCEPPSGVPELGPVLTAAQGLGVELFAIVEQDMYPCEPDRPLPIAVRTRKFLRSCGA, encoded by the coding sequence ATGGCCGACACCCCCGCCCTCGACCGCATCCGCGTCGGCTCGGCCCCGGACTCGTGGGGCGTCTGGTTCCCCGACGACCCCCAGCAGGTCCCCTGGGAACGCTTCCTCGACGAGGTCGCCGACGCCGGCTACTCCTGGATCGAGCTGGGCCCCTACGGCTACCTGCCGACCGACCCCGCCCGGCTCACCGACGAGGTGGACAGGCGCGGCCTGAAGGTGTCCGCCGGTACCGTCTTCACCGGCCTGCACCGCGGCCCGTCCGTGTGGGAGTCCACCTGGGAGCACGTCAGCCAGGTCGCCGCCCTCACCCAGGCCATGGGGGCGAAGCACCTGGTGGTCATCCCGTCGTTCTGGCGCGACGACAAGACCGCCGAGATCCTGGAGCCGCCGGAGCTGACGGCCGGGCAGTGGGCGTACCTGACCAAGGGCATGGAACGCCTCGGGCACGAGGTCAAGGAGACGTACGGCCTCGACATCGTCGTGCATCCGCACGCCGACACCCACATCGACACCGAGGACCACGTCGAGCGTTTCCTCGACTCCACCGACTCCGAGCTGGTCAACCTCTGCCTGGACACCGGGCACTACGCCTACTGCGGCGGCGACAGCGTCAAGCTGATCGAGACGTACGGCGAGCGCATCGGCTATCTGCACCTCAAGCAGGTCGACCCGGAGATCCTCGCGGATGTCGTCGCGAACGAGGTGCCGTTCGGGCCGGCCGTGCAGCGCGGCGTGATGTGCGAACCGCCGTCCGGTGTGCCGGAGTTGGGTCCGGTCCTGACGGCGGCTCAGGGGCTGGGCGTGGAGCTGTTCGCGATCGTCGAGCAGGACATGTACCCCTGTGAGCCGGACAGGCCGCTGCCGATCGCGGTCCGCACCCGCAAGTTCCTGCGGTCCTGCGGAGCCTGA
- a CDS encoding ATP-binding cassette domain-containing protein encodes MTTPHGAVLPDSAPGPDGPLVELRGAGKSYGNIRALHGVDLKVFPSQVTCVLGDNGAGKSTLIKIISGLHQHTEGEFLVDGAPVRFSTPREALDKGIATVYQDLAVVPLMPVWRNFFLGSEMTKGPWPLRRLDIERMKKTADEELRNMGIVLDDLEQPIGTLSGGQRQCVAIARAVYFGARVLILDEPTAALGVKQSGVVLKYIAAARDRGLGVIFITHNPHHAYMVGDHFSVLRLGTMELNASRDEVSLEELTNHMAGGAELAALKHELSQVRGVDVEELPEEADLTAPVAPSEGKS; translated from the coding sequence ATGACCACCCCCCACGGAGCCGTGCTCCCCGACAGCGCCCCCGGCCCGGACGGGCCCCTCGTCGAACTCCGGGGCGCCGGCAAGTCCTACGGCAACATCCGCGCCCTGCACGGCGTCGACCTGAAGGTCTTCCCCAGCCAGGTCACGTGTGTCCTCGGTGACAACGGCGCGGGCAAGTCCACCCTCATCAAGATCATCTCGGGGCTGCACCAGCACACCGAGGGCGAGTTCCTCGTCGACGGCGCGCCGGTGCGGTTCTCCACCCCGCGCGAGGCGCTCGACAAGGGAATCGCGACGGTCTACCAGGACCTCGCGGTGGTCCCGCTGATGCCGGTGTGGCGGAACTTCTTCCTCGGCTCGGAGATGACCAAGGGCCCCTGGCCCCTGCGCCGTCTCGACATCGAGCGGATGAAGAAGACCGCCGACGAGGAACTGCGCAACATGGGCATCGTCCTCGACGACCTGGAGCAGCCCATCGGCACGCTCTCGGGCGGTCAGCGCCAGTGCGTGGCGATCGCCCGCGCCGTCTACTTCGGCGCCCGCGTGCTGATCCTGGACGAGCCGACCGCCGCCCTCGGCGTCAAGCAGTCCGGTGTCGTGCTGAAGTACATCGCCGCCGCCCGCGACCGTGGCCTCGGCGTCATCTTCATCACGCACAATCCGCACCACGCCTACATGGTCGGCGACCACTTCAGCGTCCTGCGCCTCGGCACCATGGAGCTGAACGCCTCCCGTGACGAGGTCAGCCTCGAAGAGCTCACCAACCACATGGCCGGCGGCGCCGAACTCGCCGCCCTCAAGCACGAGTTGTCGCAAGTCCGCGGAGTCGACGTGGAGGAGCTCCCCGAAGAGGCGGACCTCACCGCACCCGTGGCGCCCTCGGAAGGGAAGTCCTGA
- a CDS encoding ABC transporter permease, producing the protein MSMTDQAAPAVTTPPGPGAKQTDGRTRERPLALRLLARPEVGVFLGAVAVLVFFLIAAPSLRQGGSMATVLYQASTIGIMALPVALLMIGGEFDLSAGVAVITSALTAAMLSYQLTLNVWMGVIVALVVSLGVGAFNGWMLVKTGLPSFLVTLGTFLILQGVNLAVTKLVTGNVATDDISNMDGFDQARALFASSFDVGGVQVKITVVWWLVFAALATWVLLRTKYGNWIFAVGGNKESARAVGVPVTFTKITLFMLVGFGAWFVGMHQLFSFNTVQSGEGVGQELIYIAAAVIGGCLLTGGHGSAIGPVFGAFMFGMVQQGIVYAGWNPDWFKAFLGVMLLGAVLINLWVQRTATRR; encoded by the coding sequence ATGAGCATGACCGACCAGGCTGCGCCGGCGGTGACCACACCGCCGGGCCCCGGCGCCAAGCAGACCGACGGACGTACCCGGGAGCGGCCTCTGGCGCTGAGGCTGCTGGCCCGTCCCGAGGTCGGTGTCTTCCTCGGTGCGGTCGCCGTACTCGTCTTCTTCCTGATCGCCGCGCCCTCCCTCCGCCAGGGCGGCTCGATGGCCACGGTCCTCTACCAGGCGTCCACCATCGGGATCATGGCCCTGCCGGTGGCCCTGTTGATGATCGGCGGCGAGTTCGACCTGTCGGCCGGTGTCGCGGTGATCACCTCGGCGCTGACCGCGGCCATGCTCAGCTACCAGCTGACTTTGAACGTCTGGATGGGCGTGATCGTCGCGCTCGTGGTGTCGCTCGGCGTCGGTGCGTTCAACGGCTGGATGCTGGTCAAGACGGGATTGCCCAGCTTCCTGGTCACCCTCGGCACCTTCCTGATCCTCCAGGGCGTCAACCTCGCCGTCACCAAGCTGGTCACCGGCAACGTCGCCACGGACGACATCAGCAACATGGATGGCTTCGACCAGGCCAGGGCGCTGTTCGCCTCGTCCTTCGACGTCGGCGGCGTCCAGGTGAAGATCACCGTGGTGTGGTGGCTGGTCTTCGCGGCCCTGGCCACGTGGGTGCTGCTGCGCACCAAGTACGGCAACTGGATCTTCGCCGTCGGCGGCAACAAGGAGAGCGCCCGCGCGGTCGGTGTCCCGGTGACCTTCACCAAGATCACCCTGTTCATGCTGGTCGGCTTCGGCGCCTGGTTCGTCGGCATGCACCAGCTGTTCTCCTTCAACACCGTGCAGTCCGGCGAGGGTGTCGGCCAGGAGCTGATCTACATCGCCGCGGCGGTGATCGGCGGCTGCCTGCTCACCGGCGGTCACGGCTCCGCCATCGGCCCGGTCTTCGGCGCCTTCATGTTCGGCATGGTGCAGCAGGGCATCGTCTACGCCGGCTGGAACCCCGACTGGTTCAAGGCCTTCCTCGGCGTGATGCTGCTCGGTGCCGTCCTGATCAATCTGTGGGTGCAGCGCACCGCGACCCGGAGGTGA